Genomic DNA from Rhodothermus sp.:
GCTGGAAGGTAGTATTAGTACTTTCATATCAGGTAGCGTATCAGACTTAAAAGAAAAAGGTCCTATCGTTATTATCCCGATAGGACCGAATGTTAGCATTGCCGGTTATTGGATGGGCGTGGGTATGCGAGCTACTCTTGGAGAGACTAATCTGGATGAAGGAATTGTAGAAATTGCAAGAGGAGAAGATGCATATAAACAGAAAATTTTTGATGTCACTCTAGGTGTAAAAGGAGAGGCTTCATTAAATATCGGCCTTCTGCTATCAAATGTCTTAAACCTGTTTCGCGGAAGAGGTCTGGTTAATCCACTTTCTCTCAGAGCAGAACCATATATAAAAGCAAGTTATCTTAACCTTGTACAGACGGAAGTAAAAACAGGTATTACTACCGATGCTGAAGGATTTGAATATTATGAGCTCACGCTCACCATCTTTCCTTTTACTATAGGTCCTGTGTTTGGCGTTGTAGATGCCAATAATTATGGCGTATTCTCTCAAGTAGAGAAAGAATATCTGGTTGCAAGTATGCACATAGGTCCTTTTCTAGAAATAAAACCGACAGGTGTTACCTATACAGGGGCTATTGTACGCGCGCTCAGAGGAGTTTCTCCTACCAAGAGTTATATTGGCATCAGTGCGGGATTGAAACCAAGAATTTACGCAAAGGCTGAAGGTGCTATTGTAGAGAAAATATTAGGTAAAAAAGAGTATATTAGAGAATTTCCTGTTGGCAAGTTTTTCGATTATCAAATAGGAACCGTTGGCCTTAAGGGAGAGCCCGAAGTCAACACTGATAATCAATATGTTAAAGGCACACTCTCCGGAGCAACAAACTGGGCCAGTACCATTTATCTCTATCGTTATACCGGCCAGTGGCATCCACGTAAAACATCTGCAGATACGCTTTCTCAGATGTTTTTCCAAAATAACGCTGACTTTATAGAACTGGGACGCGCTCCAAGAGACGGATCGAGCTTTCAGATCTTTTATGACAAATCTAAAGTTGATTGCTCTACACCAACGAGTGGAATAGTTTATCTTATCAGTTCCACAGTCATTCCTGTACTTAATTTGTTTACCATTCCCCTGGGCTACTCTTACCTGGGTCAGGTTGACCTCTGTAACCCGGAGTTCCGTCTCGAACCTCCCCACCTTGAGTTCACGGGCCAAAAAGGCGACCGGCTTCAGAAAATCACCCGCGCTATTGCCAAAGACGCCGGCACGGTTACCGTCTCAGTCTCTGATGTACAGGGCCCCTTCACCGTCACGCCTACACAGGCCACTATCACTCCGCCAGATTCGGCCGTCACGCTCACTGTCCAGACCGAATGCACCGAGGATCGCCTGGACCAGCGTCTGACCGGCAGCGCCAAGGTTACCTTTGCTACCAACGAGAAACAAGTCCCCCGCACCCTCTCACTGTCGCTCTCCTGTAAAGGCGACGACGACAATCCCGAAGAAAATCCACCCATCACAGGTGACCTTCCGCCAGCCCGCGGTGGTAGCTGGGGCGATCCCCACATTACCACCTTCGATCGGCACGGCTACGACTTCCATGGCATTGGCGACTACCTGGCTGCTCGCTCGACGCTGCCCGGCGACCTGTTCGAAATCCAGGTGCGCCATAAACCCTGGGCCAACAGCAACCGCGTCTCGGTAAACGCCGCACTGGCCGCCAATGTCGATGGCCACCGCGTCGAGGTTTACCCGGACTCTACCTCCAATTTCCTGGCCATCTGGATCAACGGCCAGCACATCACGGGTACACACTGGACACAACCGCTCAGTGGTGGAGGAAGCGTCGTAGCACAGGGCACCCAGGTGATCATCTCCTGGAAGGACGGCTCGGCGCTGACCGTACGCCGTCGCGGCAGCATCCTCGACTACCGTGTGCTGGTCAACGGCTTTCGCCGCGGATACCTGATCGGCCTGCTGGGCGATGCCGACGGCAACCCCAACAACGACCTGCGCCTGCGCGATGGCACCGTGCTGGAAAACCCGCTCGAACGCGACCTGTACCTGACAGCCTTCCGTGAAGACTGGCGCATTCCCTTCGGCTCCGAAGAAAGCCTCTTCAGCCAGGGACCGGACCTTTATGATCCGCTCTTCCCTGATCCCAACAACCTGTTTACCGTGGAAGACCTGCCTGAGGATTTGCGCGCCTGGGCTGAGCTGATCTGCCGCGCCCAGGGCATCGTGACCGAAACGTTCCTGCGCGCCTGCATCCTGGACGTGGCCGTCACCGGCGATCCGAACTTTGCCCTGAGCTCACTGGATCTGGATCCGAACGTGCCGGGCGTGCACCTGCAACCCAAGACGCTGTTTGTGCCGCTGGGCGAGCCGGACCGCACACGCCAGCTGGGCGCGCTGGTCACCGGCGTCGAGGACAAGACGCTCTTCTGGGAGGCTTCCGAAGGGGTGACGATCAATCCGATCACGAACAATCTGGTGGAGGTCTCGGTGCCGGACGCCGAAGGCGTCTACGAGGTGCGGGCGCGTCTGGCCGCCGACTCGTCGATCCAGGACGTGGCCTACCTGCTGGTCAAGCCGCCGACCTACGTGATCTGGACCGGTGAAGGGGATGGGCGGCGGATGTCGGACTGTGCTAACTGGCTGAACAACCAGTGCCCTGGCCCGAACAACGACGTCTACATTCTGGTGGCACAGCCGGTGACGATCGATCTGGACGGGCGCACGGTCTATTCGCTGGTGGCGCAGGGGCCGATTACGTTCCGGGGGAGCCTGACGCTGAAGACCGGTGGGGAGTTACGTTCGGAGATTGCGTTGTCGGCCTCACGGGTGCCGGCGTCGGTGGTGGCGCTGGTGCAGGAGCGGTGGTCGGTGGCGGCCAAGGCAGGTGGGGCGGCCCTTGCGCAGGCGGGTGCTTCCTGGACGGGCGGCACGATCACCGTGGAGCAGGGCGCGCTGCAGCTTGCGGGCGAGGTGATGCTGGGCAACGTGACGCTCAACGGCCAGCTGGTCAACCGCGGTCATCTGAAAATCCTCGACATCGCCGGCACCTATGACTTCAGGCTCCCGGCCAACAGCCGCCTGGAAAACCTCGGCACCATCGAACAAACCGGCGACCTTCTGGCCACCGCCTCCTCGGCCCAGCTGATCAACCGCGGCCGATGGATCCTGCTGGGCAACAACCCCAACTTCTTCACCAATCGCTCCAGCACCAACCCCACCTTCCAAAACGAAGGCTACCTCGCCTACCAGGGCAGCGGCACCGCCACCTGGTACTACCTCAACTTCACCAACCGCGACTCGCTCGAAGTCCGCAGCGGCACCTGGCGCTTCGACTACGGCTCGC
This window encodes:
- a CDS encoding VWD domain-containing protein, with translation MRNMLGRAMTLRALFLWIGLLAPSSFLWAQTSQLFRKAAGQLQEDIDTTSFAVYAGPGHTAILALLQERTLNASGDTRLGVLYLARHDAQGNVLWPTDNLPPNWYRVVLRRQPDSSYAVLLEDAEGRQASFPAQVNATIPPSLDDAALQVGLAPYGDGIDFWTRLSDYQVVQFAIPWAQAPQSAPEADAVETATRQAVLQALQELRQLGGQPDSSRVVIASTDNVVLAGALEQGVTSLSEAELQQGVSFAVFIAARKHPQRLHGEAVRFVLQEVDSLRYVLHRLDVVGKTIASDTLEARTQERPLAQALHFALEVGRPPEVCLALPGERQVCFLWPLTAVIPTDVAAVPGDGSVILTWSAAKGAISYNVYLAAEPGVTKDNWQQKAAGQKLERVESPLVITGLENDRTYYFVVTAVGVRGESRESAEVSAMPEASPYAAPGPRSRLGNEPDSVRLGPPIQGQTLIAHDGAAAIVIAPQELTMEPGETRTLGVWVEDFEGNRFAGSEDYLEVVVGGQGWTAQWIEPGNLEVQAPAEGAIVDSAAVIEVRSQLLPDSSYYAGQVEIRLVKVKPNVVVVPEEKVVWPVTYPLDEAAIALRRGLFTEAEWAMARRIVYNPPGILIGVIVQEDSTHTYQIGEAIVSKGEGFSLGGIIEAVVARNNGYVLLSVRLRPLEELYEFYVFPDDQKIEQQGISLVNPNNIRLIWPEEGDGLYKQFKRKCNKPKVTLYKKKSSTRRERGLKLSITCEWTKGNSGIEAGITLAAYVFIQYNNWKWWHKYYLYGHFATFNFDKAANLLRKIEVGLGGKLEGSISTFISGSVSDLKEKGPIVIIPIGPNVSIAGYWMGVGMRATLGETNLDEGIVEIARGEDAYKQKIFDVTLGVKGEASLNIGLLLSNVLNLFRGRGLVNPLSLRAEPYIKASYLNLVQTEVKTGITTDAEGFEYYELTLTIFPFTIGPVFGVVDANNYGVFSQVEKEYLVASMHIGPFLEIKPTGVTYTGAIVRALRGVSPTKSYIGISAGLKPRIYAKAEGAIVEKILGKKEYIREFPVGKFFDYQIGTVGLKGEPEVNTDNQYVKGTLSGATNWASTIYLYRYTGQWHPRKTSADTLSQMFFQNNADFIELGRAPRDGSSFQIFYDKSKVDCSTPTSGIVYLISSTVIPVLNLFTIPLGYSYLGQVDLCNPEFRLEPPHLEFTGQKGDRLQKITRAIAKDAGTVTVSVSDVQGPFTVTPTQATITPPDSAVTLTVQTECTEDRLDQRLTGSAKVTFATNEKQVPRTLSLSLSCKGDDDNPEENPPITGDLPPARGGSWGDPHITTFDRHGYDFHGIGDYLAARSTLPGDLFEIQVRHKPWANSNRVSVNAALAANVDGHRVEVYPDSTSNFLAIWINGQHITGTHWTQPLSGGGSVVAQGTQVIISWKDGSALTVRRRGSILDYRVLVNGFRRGYLIGLLGDADGNPNNDLRLRDGTVLENPLERDLYLTAFREDWRIPFGSEESLFSQGPDLYDPLFPDPNNLFTVEDLPEDLRAWAELICRAQGIVTETFLRACILDVAVTGDPNFALSSLDLDPNVPGVHLQPKTLFVPLGEPDRTRQLGALVTGVEDKTLFWEASEGVTINPITNNLVEVSVPDAEGVYEVRARLAADSSIQDVAYLLVKPPTYVIWTGEGDGRRMSDCANWLNNQCPGPNNDVYILVAQPVTIDLDGRTVYSLVAQGPITFRGSLTLKTGGELRSEIALSASRVPASVVALVQERWSVAAKAGGAALAQAGASWTGGTITVEQGALQLAGEVMLGNVTLNGQLVNRGHLKILDIAGTYDFRLPANSRLENLGTIEQTGDLLATASSAQLINRGRWILLGNNPNFFTNRSSTNPTFQNEGYLAYQGSGTATWYYLNFTNRDSLEVRSGTWRFDYGSLTLQDGSYAIADSAQLIRRLGSTTLRVSQPTPIAGRLVLENTTVSGDTVNFVGNGLELVNVTLNGQLVNRGHLKINEAGIAYELTLPANSRLENLGTIEQTG